The following is a genomic window from Opitutus sp. GAS368.
TGACGATGCTGGAAAGCCGGCACGGCGACCTGCGCGAGGAAAGCCTGAACCGGCAGGGCAAGGGCCATTTCCACGTCTCCGGCCGCGGCCACGAGGCGCTGGCCGCCATCGGCGCCCAGCTGCGCGACAGCGATTTCATCGTGCCGTATTACCGCGACCGCGGCCTGTGCATGGGCCGCGGGCTGACCACGCGCTACCTCGCGCTGGAATATTTCGCCAAGCGCGACTCGGCCTCGCGCGGCCGCATGATGCCGTCGCATTTTTGTTCGCGCGAACACAACATCGTCAGCGTGCCCACGCCCACGGGCTCGCAGCTGCTGCCGGCCTGTGGCATCGCCTGGGGCCTGCAACTCGACCAGAAGGACGGCGTGGTCGTCACCACCATCGGCGACGCCGCGTCGCGCCAGGGCGATTTCTACGAGGCCGTCAGCTTCGCGCTGGAGAAGAAGCTGCCGCTGCTGCTCATCGTCGAGGACAACGGCTACGGCATCTCGACCCCGACCAAGGCGAACAACCCGCTGGCGCTCGGGGTCATCAACAAGGCGCAATGGCAGGTCATCGACGGCCGCGACCCCGAGGTGGTCCACGCCGCGGCCCAACAGGCGATAGCCGGCCTGCGGGCGGGGCAGGGGCCGGTGCTCTTCTGGGTGAAGGTCGAGCGGCTCTCCAGCCACACCAGTTCGGACGACCATGCCCTCTACCGCTCGAAGGAGGACCTCGCCGCACTCGAGCAGGCCGACCCCATCCGCCACCTGAAGGACCGGATGATCAAGCACGGCGAGCTGACCGAGAAGGATTATGCGGCGCTCGAGACCGAGCTGAAGGAAAAGGTGCGCCAGGATTACGCCGCCGCCGAGACGGCCGAGAACCCGCGGGCCGACGAGCTGTTCCTCGAGACCCTCGGACCTTCGCCCGACCTGCACGAGGAGCTGTTCAAGCCCGGCAAATACCGCATGGGCGACCTGATCAACCGCACGCTGCGCGCCGGACTCGACGCCGACCCGGGCCGCATCATCTTCGGCGAGGACGTCGAGGACCCGAAGGGTGGCGTGTTCCGGCTGACGCAGAAGCTCACGACGGATTTTCCCGGCCAGGTGTTCAATTCCCCGCTGGCCGAGTCCACCATCATCGGCCTCGCCGGCGGCCTGGCGCTCTACGGCCGCCGCCCGGTGTTCGAGATCCAGTTCATCGATTTCATCTACCCCGGCTTCAACCAGCTCACGGCCAACCTGGCCAACCTGCGCTGGCGTTCCAACGGCGAGTGGAAGGTGCCGGCGGTCATCTACGCGCCCTACGGCGCCTACCTGCCGGGCGGCGGACTCTGGCATTCGCAGGCCAACGAATCGGTCTTCGCGCATTTCCCCGGCATCAACATCGTCATCCCCAGCACGCCGGAGGACGCCGCCGGTCTGCTCTGGACCGCGATGCACGCCGAGGACCTCGTGCTCTTCCTCGTGCCCAAGCACATGCTCTGGGCCGAGCGCGAGGTCACGAGCCCGGTCGTCTCCATCCCGCTGGGCGTGGCGCGCCGCTGCCTCGAGGGCGACGATCTCACGCTGGTCGCCTGGGGCAACACGATGGAGAAAGCCCTCGAGGCCATCGCCGGGCTGAAGGGCGAGGTCGGGGTCGATCTCATCGACCTGCGCTCGATCGTCCCGTGGGACAAGGCGACGATCGAAGCCTCGGTGCGCAAGACCGGCCGCCTCGTCATCGTGCAGGAGGACACCGAGAACTGCTCGGTCGGCCAGATGATCATCACGCACATCATGAGCCAGCCCGACCTGTGGG
Proteins encoded in this region:
- a CDS encoding thiamine pyrophosphate-dependent enzyme, which gives rise to MATAATLNKEQKRHLLLTMLESRHGDLREESLNRQGKGHFHVSGRGHEALAAIGAQLRDSDFIVPYYRDRGLCMGRGLTTRYLALEYFAKRDSASRGRMMPSHFCSREHNIVSVPTPTGSQLLPACGIAWGLQLDQKDGVVVTTIGDAASRQGDFYEAVSFALEKKLPLLLIVEDNGYGISTPTKANNPLALGVINKAQWQVIDGRDPEVVHAAAQQAIAGLRAGQGPVLFWVKVERLSSHTSSDDHALYRSKEDLAALEQADPIRHLKDRMIKHGELTEKDYAALETELKEKVRQDYAAAETAENPRADELFLETLGPSPDLHEELFKPGKYRMGDLINRTLRAGLDADPGRIIFGEDVEDPKGGVFRLTQKLTTDFPGQVFNSPLAESTIIGLAGGLALYGRRPVFEIQFIDFIYPGFNQLTANLANLRWRSNGEWKVPAVIYAPYGAYLPGGGLWHSQANESVFAHFPGINIVIPSTPEDAAGLLWTAMHAEDLVLFLVPKHMLWAEREVTSPVVSIPLGVARRCLEGDDLTLVAWGNTMEKALEAIAGLKGEVGVDLIDLRSIVPWDKATIEASVRKTGRLVIVQEDTENCSVGQMIITHIMSQPDLWAALKAPPVLVSKGNVMIGYNPIYEYAALPDVPRILDAIWRTVAVNVARGENAGGGLPSDRSGHQAPPTASAPAAHAPQNTLVAGTNDIIVRVPIMGEGLRSARVVALNKKPGDPVKHDDVLCEVETDKAVYPIEASFAGRFKAWQIKVDDTVLIGQEIALVTGDAASTASLATEGATRPAAPAVVVAKSAAPAPVISSTPAPMKGNVRPPALHPAITKRLDAVVPANMLMDVRWDGLRAAREAAKQQHGKAAASPSTMMAWCVVRAQEKHAAFRCIVNKDGAILEQADFELGVAVALEGDRLATAPVINANKLAWADFVGAYNRAVEDTRAGKIIEVQAPVNLTSLGAFGVESATPIVVPPAMGTLFVGSAHERLINDGGVIHPAEVVTLSLTFDHKVVNGASAAAFLQEVKNLMEGFKLPG